Proteins encoded by one window of Pelmatolapia mariae isolate MD_Pm_ZW linkage group LG14, Pm_UMD_F_2, whole genome shotgun sequence:
- the LOC134640644 gene encoding E3 SUMO-protein ligase ZBED1-like: MLVTDMRPLSMVDDQGFKEMIKQFNPDYHDNYLPGRSHFTKLMEKKYDATFEKVKQTLGGVKGFFTLTADVWTSRATEAYLGVSCHFLSEDWKMKSFILDTMPLEERHTGANIVTWMEEVLTKFEILPAKIKAVVHDSGSNMVAAMRLLEEKHGWASIRCAGHILQLIVNTALKDTTISRALGAARQLVEHFKRSELASTRLKMKQEQMNVKKNTLIQDVSTRWNSTFHMIERLLEQRWPLTATLSDPEVTPRGKHYFDLKPDQWALLEELKQGLAPFETATVYLSGQQYTTVSGLPQVVKGLTRAVHQSQLETSSGKSFIASAEKGIKQRWGSICTFSADKENPVILAAALDPRYRKLKFLAPEDVIRVQGTVEVLAVKEANAGTHEHAKVQTDNGSGRTEKTVLDNLLESDTDSQGDNEEAASKEDQDVQVVRSEVQLYFKEATVSKKDDPLKWWSENEGRFPTLSKLAKSFLCIPATSTPSERIFSTAGNICSQKRASLSAEHVEKLTFLAMNNNLV; the protein is encoded by the exons ATGTTGGTGACGGACATGAGACCCCTGTCTATGGTTGATGATCAAGGTTTCAAAGAGATGATCAAGCAGTTCAACCCAGATTACCATGATAACTACCTACCAGGCCGATCCCACTTCACCAAATTGATGGAAAAGAAATATGATGCTACCTTTGAGAAG GTAAAGCAGACTCTTGGTGGTGTCAAAGGTTTCTTCACCCTGACTGCTGATGTCTGGACCAGTCGTGCAACAGAAGCCTACCTGGGTGTGTCTTGCCATTTCCTGAGTGAAGATTGGAAGATGAAGAGCTTCATCCTTGATACCATGCCCCTTGAGGAGAGGCATACTGGTGCCAATATAGTGACATGGATGGAAGAGGTGCTAACAAAGTTTGAGATCTTGCctgccaaaataaaagcagtagTACATGACAGTGGTTCCAATATGGTGGCAGCAATGCGACTGCTTGAAGAAAAACATGGATGGGCCTCTATCCGCTGTGCTGGACACATACTCCAGCTCATAGTCAATACTGCTCTCAAAGACACCACCATAAGCAGAGCACTAGGTGCTGCTAGGCAGCTAGTGGAGCACTTTAAGAGAAGCGAGCTGGCTAGTACAAGACTAAAAATGAAACAGGAGCAAATGAATGTGAAGAAAAATACACTGATCCAAGATGTCAGTACAAGATGGAATAGTACATTCCACATGATAGAGAGACTCCTCGAACAGCGCTGGCCTCTCACTGCCACTCTTTCAGATCCCGAGGTAACGCCAAGGGGGAAACACTATTTCGACTTGAAGCCAGACCAGTGGGCGCTACTTGAAGAACTGAAGCAAGGTTTGGCACCTTTTGAGACTGCTACTGTTTACCTTAGTGGACAGCAGTACACAACGGTTTCAGGTCTTCCACAGGTGGTCAAAGGGCTGACACGGGCTGTACACCAAAGCCAACTGGAGACGAGCTCAGGAAAATCTTTCATTGCCAGTGCAGAAAAAGGCATAAAACAGAGATGGGGGAGTATATGCACTTTCTCAGCAGACAAAGAAAACCCTGTTATTCTCGCAGCTGCCTTGGACCCCAGATACAGAAAGTTGAAGTTTTTGGCTCCTGAAGATGTCATCAGAGTGCAGGGGACTGTTGAAGTGCTTGCTGTCAAAGAAGCAAATGCTGGGACACATGAGCATGCAAAAGTGCAGACAGACAATGGTTCAGGTAGAACTGAAAAGACTGTTCTGGACAACCTCCTTGAGTCTGACACAGACAGTCAGGGAGACAATGAGGAAGCAGCATCTAAGGAGGACCAAGATGTCCAAGTTGTGAGAAGTGAAGTTCAGCTGTACTTTAAAGAAGCCACAGTTTCTAAAAAGGATGATCCTCTTAAATGGTGGAGCGAAAATGAGGGACGTTTCCCCACACTATCAAAGCTAGCTAAATCTTTTCTGTGCATTCCTGCAACCTCCACCCCATCGGAGCGGATCTTCTCCACAGCAGGGAACATCTGCTCTCAAAAGAGAGCAAGCCTTTCTGCAGAACATGTAGAAAAGCTAACTTTCCTGGCTATGAACAATAATCTCGTGTAG